A window from Elusimicrobia bacterium HGW-Elusimicrobia-1 encodes these proteins:
- a CDS encoding isocitrate dehydrogenase gives MKTHKITLIPGDGTGPDIVEVVQKVVAATGVSVDWEVAEAGADVMPKYGTPLPPQVLESIRRNKVALKGPITTPVGTGFRSVNVALRKELDLYACLRPCKLYPGIKAPHAGVDLVVVRENTEDLYAGIEYAAGSPEAEALVEKHKGKIHPASAISIKPISALASERIVKFAFDYAVKHNRKKVTAVAKANIMKFTDGLFFEAARKVAAGYPKIEYEERLIDNMCMQLVVKPRLYDVLVLPNLYGDIISDLCAGLVGGLGVAPGGNFGGKIALFEAVHGSAPKYKGMNKVNPIALILSSKMMLEHIGEDVAASRLESAVAVVIAEGKTLTYDMGGSATSSAVGDAVISKLKHA, from the coding sequence ATGAAAACCCATAAAATAACTTTAATACCCGGCGACGGCACGGGCCCGGATATCGTCGAAGTCGTGCAAAAGGTCGTGGCCGCGACCGGCGTTTCCGTCGACTGGGAAGTCGCCGAAGCCGGCGCCGACGTAATGCCCAAATACGGCACGCCGCTGCCGCCGCAGGTGCTTGAATCCATCCGCCGCAACAAGGTAGCTCTCAAAGGACCCATCACAACTCCCGTCGGCACGGGCTTCCGCAGTGTCAACGTGGCGCTGAGAAAAGAACTCGATCTTTACGCGTGCCTGAGACCCTGCAAACTTTACCCCGGAATAAAAGCTCCGCACGCGGGCGTCGATCTGGTCGTCGTCAGAGAAAACACGGAAGACCTTTACGCCGGCATAGAATACGCCGCGGGCTCGCCCGAAGCCGAAGCGCTCGTCGAAAAACACAAGGGGAAAATACATCCCGCCTCGGCCATCTCAATAAAACCCATATCGGCTTTGGCCTCGGAACGCATCGTGAAATTCGCGTTTGATTACGCCGTAAAACATAACCGCAAAAAAGTCACGGCCGTGGCAAAGGCCAACATAATGAAGTTTACCGACGGGCTTTTCTTCGAGGCGGCGCGGAAAGTGGCCGCCGGTTATCCCAAGATAGAATACGAAGAACGGCTCATAGACAATATGTGTATGCAACTCGTCGTAAAGCCCCGCCTCTACGACGTGCTCGTCCTTCCGAATCTTTACGGAGATATAATATCCGACCTCTGCGCCGGTCTTGTCGGCGGACTGGGCGTGGCTCCCGGCGGAAATTTCGGAGGGAAAATCGCGCTGTTTGAGGCCGTGCACGGATCTGCCCCTAAATATAAAGGAATGAACAAAGTAAATCCCATCGCTTTGATACTCTCGTCGAAAATGATGCTTGAACACATCGGCGAGGACGTGGCGGCATCGCGCCTTGAAAGCGCCGTGGCCGTAGTGATAGCCGAAGGCAAAACTCTCACTTACGATATGGGCGGCTCGGCGACATCTTCCGCCGTCGGAGACGCTGTAATATCCAAGTTAAAACACGCGTAA
- a CDS encoding acetate kinase yields MNILVLNCGSSSVKYSVWNTAEEKRLVSGLIDCIHVAGIPCKHIKNGAPIPEELEVSDHAGAVAFVLDMLRKNGIDSIAAVGHRVVQGGDRFKEPVLVTDEVKEAITHYFDIAPLHNPSNLEGIVSCQKNYPSIPNVAVFDTAFHQTVPAVASTYAIPRYLAKKHDIKRYGFHGISHEYISREVSARYPSAKKIISCHLGNGASITAIKNGKSIDTSMGFTPLEGLVMGTRPGDLDPEIPLYLMEKENFTPAELLVIFNKQSGLAGISGISSDMRKLLASDDPDARLAVDVFCYRVKKYIGAYMAALDGADALVFTAGIGENSFEVRQKISEGMESLGIKIDPAKNKAVKGVFADIGDASSSVKVLVAPTNEDLLIARETKRIVEAASASLR; encoded by the coding sequence ATGAACATCCTCGTGCTGAATTGCGGTTCGTCAAGCGTAAAATATTCCGTGTGGAACACCGCCGAAGAAAAGCGGCTGGTGTCGGGACTTATCGACTGCATTCACGTGGCCGGCATCCCCTGTAAGCACATAAAAAACGGCGCGCCCATCCCCGAAGAACTCGAAGTTTCCGACCACGCCGGCGCCGTGGCCTTCGTGCTGGATATGCTCCGTAAAAACGGCATCGATTCCATTGCCGCCGTCGGACACAGGGTGGTGCAGGGCGGCGACAGATTCAAGGAGCCGGTGCTCGTAACCGACGAAGTCAAAGAAGCCATCACGCATTATTTCGACATCGCTCCGCTGCACAATCCGTCGAACCTTGAAGGAATAGTTTCCTGCCAGAAAAATTATCCATCCATTCCCAACGTCGCCGTATTCGACACGGCTTTTCATCAGACAGTTCCCGCGGTCGCTTCCACCTACGCCATACCCAGATACCTCGCAAAAAAGCACGACATAAAACGCTACGGATTTCACGGAATCTCGCACGAATACATATCGCGCGAGGTTTCGGCGCGGTATCCGTCGGCAAAAAAAATAATTTCCTGCCATCTGGGAAACGGCGCCAGCATCACCGCGATCAAAAACGGCAAATCAATAGATACATCCATGGGATTCACGCCTCTGGAAGGTCTTGTGATGGGCACGCGCCCGGGCGACCTCGACCCCGAGATACCTTTATATTTAATGGAAAAGGAAAACTTCACGCCGGCGGAACTTCTGGTGATTTTCAATAAGCAGAGCGGGCTGGCGGGTATATCGGGAATTTCTTCCGATATGAGAAAGCTCCTGGCCTCAGACGATCCCGACGCGCGACTGGCCGTCGACGTTTTCTGTTATCGCGTCAAAAAATACATCGGCGCCTACATGGCCGCGCTCGACGGCGCCGACGCTCTTGTGTTTACGGCGGGCATCGGCGAAAATTCTTTTGAGGTCAGACAGAAAATATCGGAAGGGATGGAGTCGCTCGGAATAAAAATCGACCCTGCCAAAAATAAAGCGGTCAAGGGCGTTTTCGCCGACATCGGCGACGCTTCATCGTCGGTAAAAGTGCTGGTGGCGCCGACCAATGAGGATCTTCTGATCGCCCGCGAAACCAAAAGGATTGTCGAAGCCGCATCGGCTTCTTTGCGATGA
- a CDS encoding 50S ribosomal protein L32, with protein MANPKRKHSRSRRDTRRSQWKLTAATLAKCSNCGALKIPHHVCPSCGFYNEKLVAAPKPEKTQEEEKGA; from the coding sequence ATGGCGAATCCAAAACGCAAACACTCTCGATCGCGTCGCGACACCAGAAGGTCTCAGTGGAAACTTACCGCCGCGACGCTTGCTAAGTGCTCCAACTGCGGAGCGCTTAAGATCCCCCACCACGTATGTCCGTCCTGCGGATTTTACAACGAAAAACTTGTTGCGGCCCCCAAGCCGGAAAAAACCCAAGAAGAAGAAAAGGGCGCCTGA
- a CDS encoding phosphate--acyl-ACP acyltransferase → MKIALDGMGGDYAPKAQVEGAILAARLLPDDRIVITGNRDLIERELSFHKDVPRGISVEHAPEVVEMTDEPAAAYRQKKNSSLAVAVRMVADGAADAVVSAGNSGAVMAAALFDLKRIEGISRPALAALFPTLKGTCVILDVGANVDSRPAHLLHFALMGKIYAREALGIGDPAVGLVSIGEEDSKGNELTLETLKLIREREKNFVGNIEGRDIPMGLVDVAVCDGFVGNVILKFGEGVGEMLFKLIKQALKKHPVTWLSLPFLWAAMKDLRKKADYSEYGGALLLGVRGACFICHGRSNAKSIKNALLKAASYAKHDITRKIEERLKEYANGNAA, encoded by the coding sequence ATGAAGATAGCACTTGACGGAATGGGCGGCGATTATGCCCCTAAAGCTCAGGTAGAAGGCGCGATTCTGGCCGCGCGGCTGTTACCCGACGACCGGATAGTTATTACCGGCAACCGCGATTTGATAGAGCGCGAACTCTCTTTTCACAAGGACGTGCCGCGCGGAATCTCCGTGGAGCACGCTCCGGAAGTCGTGGAGATGACCGACGAGCCCGCCGCCGCTTATCGACAGAAGAAAAATTCTTCGCTCGCCGTGGCCGTAAGAATGGTGGCCGACGGCGCGGCCGATGCCGTTGTTTCAGCCGGTAATTCCGGAGCCGTGATGGCCGCCGCGCTTTTTGACCTCAAAAGAATCGAAGGTATTTCCCGCCCAGCGCTCGCCGCGCTTTTTCCGACATTGAAAGGCACCTGCGTAATCCTCGACGTCGGCGCCAACGTGGATTCGCGGCCTGCGCACCTGCTGCACTTCGCGCTTATGGGCAAAATTTACGCACGCGAAGCGCTCGGTATCGGCGATCCCGCCGTAGGTCTTGTGTCTATAGGCGAGGAAGATTCCAAAGGCAACGAACTCACCTTAGAAACGCTTAAACTTATAAGAGAACGGGAAAAAAATTTCGTGGGCAACATCGAAGGCCGCGACATCCCCATGGGTTTGGTCGATGTGGCCGTTTGCGACGGTTTCGTCGGCAACGTCATACTGAAATTCGGCGAGGGCGTCGGCGAGATGCTCTTTAAACTCATCAAACAGGCGCTGAAGAAACATCCGGTCACGTGGCTCTCGCTGCCGTTTTTATGGGCGGCCATGAAAGACCTGAGAAAAAAAGCCGATTATTCCGAGTACGGCGGCGCGCTTCTTCTGGGCGTTCGCGGCGCGTGCTTCATCTGCCACGGCCGTTCAAACGCGAAATCCATCAAGAACGCCCTTCTTAAAGCCGCGAGTTACGCCAAGCACGACATAACCCGGAAAATCGAGGAACGATTAAAGGAATACGCCAATGGAAACGCGGCATAA
- a CDS encoding 3-oxoacyl-ACP synthase, which produces METRHNGIGVKILSTGRYLPAKILTNEELARIVETSDEWITTRTGIKERRIAAAGELSSDLGAAAAKIALERAGLGPKDIDMLICATITPDKIFPSTACYIQHKIGAADAPAFDVSAACSGFIYALSVASGFIRSGAVKRVLVVGAEVLSKFTDWQDRATCVLFGDGAGAMILEAAAPGEPDALLSFFIGADGQYSELLHIPAGGGAAPATESTVKDRLHFMKMSGKEVFKVAVTKMADAFEKALAKTSLRPSDISLLIPHQANMRIIDAVSRRLEFPMEKTYVNVHKYGNISAATTIVALDEAMESGRVKKGDTIALVAFGGGFTWGAAIIKI; this is translated from the coding sequence ATGGAAACGCGGCATAACGGCATCGGAGTGAAAATTCTTTCGACGGGCAGATACCTTCCCGCTAAAATTCTTACCAACGAAGAACTTGCCCGCATAGTCGAAACTTCCGACGAATGGATAACCACGCGCACCGGAATAAAAGAGCGCCGCATAGCCGCCGCAGGAGAGCTCTCGTCGGATTTGGGAGCCGCCGCCGCCAAAATAGCTCTTGAGCGCGCGGGTCTCGGGCCCAAAGACATCGACATGCTCATTTGCGCAACTATCACTCCGGATAAAATTTTTCCTTCCACCGCCTGCTACATTCAGCACAAAATCGGCGCCGCGGACGCGCCGGCCTTCGACGTATCGGCGGCCTGCTCCGGATTTATCTACGCTCTTTCGGTGGCGTCGGGCTTTATCCGTTCCGGAGCCGTCAAAAGAGTTCTTGTTGTCGGCGCCGAAGTCCTCTCCAAGTTTACCGACTGGCAGGACCGTGCCACTTGCGTTCTTTTCGGCGATGGCGCCGGCGCGATGATTCTTGAAGCCGCCGCGCCGGGCGAACCGGACGCGCTTCTGTCGTTTTTTATAGGCGCCGACGGGCAGTACTCCGAACTTCTGCATATTCCCGCCGGCGGCGGAGCGGCCCCGGCCACCGAGTCGACGGTAAAAGACCGGCTTCATTTCATGAAAATGTCCGGCAAAGAAGTGTTCAAGGTCGCCGTGACAAAAATGGCCGATGCTTTCGAGAAAGCGCTGGCCAAAACTTCGCTGCGTCCGTCGGACATATCACTTTTGATACCTCATCAGGCCAATATGAGAATCATAGACGCCGTTTCGCGCCGGCTTGAATTTCCCATGGAAAAAACGTATGTTAACGTCCACAAATACGGCAATATTTCGGCAGCCACCACTATTGTCGCTCTGGACGAGGCAATGGAAAGCGGACGTGTAAAAAAGGGAGATACCATAGCCCTTGTGGCTTTCGGCGGCGGCTTCACGTGGGGCGCCGCGATAATAAAAATTTGA
- the fabD gene encoding [acyl-carrier-protein] S-malonyltransferase → MKKIALIFPGQGAQTVGMGKDFYDERPESREVFETADSILGFSLSKVVFEGPEEKLRETLYTQPAVFAASAAMLEAFKKSAAESGVTLNPAFAAGHSLGEYTALYCAGAFGLKTALKLVKSRAGFIQDASVKKSGTMAALLGLDEAKTAEVCAASGAEAVNFNSPGQIVIAGDSDAVARAMILAKEKGALKVVGLNVSGAFHSSLMKDAAVKMSAVLADGTVSDTAFPVIMNVDAAAESSAVAIRQKLVSQIDHPVLWEKTVRAMLAAGVELFIEIGPGKVLSGLIKRIDRKAAVINIGAVTDIPAAVESLR, encoded by the coding sequence ATGAAAAAGATCGCTCTTATCTTTCCCGGACAGGGAGCCCAGACGGTCGGAATGGGCAAAGATTTTTACGACGAGCGTCCCGAATCCCGCGAGGTTTTTGAGACGGCAGATTCGATTCTGGGATTTTCTCTCTCAAAAGTGGTCTTTGAAGGACCCGAGGAAAAATTAAGAGAGACACTCTACACTCAGCCCGCCGTTTTTGCGGCTTCGGCGGCAATGCTTGAAGCGTTTAAGAAATCCGCCGCGGAGTCGGGCGTTACGCTTAATCCCGCTTTTGCGGCGGGGCACTCGCTCGGAGAATATACCGCGCTCTATTGTGCCGGCGCGTTCGGCCTGAAGACGGCTCTTAAACTTGTCAAAAGCCGCGCCGGATTCATTCAGGATGCGTCTGTTAAGAAATCCGGCACAATGGCCGCGCTCCTCGGTCTCGACGAAGCCAAGACCGCCGAGGTTTGCGCCGCTTCGGGCGCGGAGGCGGTCAACTTCAACTCTCCCGGCCAGATAGTCATAGCGGGCGACTCGGACGCCGTTGCGCGCGCGATGATTCTCGCAAAGGAAAAAGGCGCGCTCAAAGTCGTCGGGCTCAACGTCTCCGGAGCGTTCCATTCGTCGCTTATGAAGGACGCGGCCGTTAAAATGTCGGCGGTTCTGGCTGACGGGACGGTATCGGACACGGCGTTTCCCGTCATTATGAATGTCGACGCGGCGGCGGAGTCGTCGGCCGTCGCCATAAGACAAAAACTTGTCTCGCAGATAGACCATCCGGTTTTGTGGGAAAAAACCGTGCGCGCGATGCTTGCCGCCGGCGTGGAGCTCTTTATAGAGATAGGCCCCGGCAAGGTGTTGAGCGGCCTTATTAAAAGGATAGACAGAAAAGCCGCTGTAATAAACATCGGCGCGGTAACGGATATACCGGCTGCGGTTGAGTCCCTTAGATAG
- a CDS encoding 3-oxoacyl-ACP reductase: MCEKRLEGKIALITGSAAGIGRAIAEAFAAEGAKVVVSDVNIDGAQKTAEEIASASGSETMALKLNVADSSECDAAVKNIIEKFGKIDILVNNAGITRDGLILRMTDDDWLKVIDINLKGVFNMTRACARDMLRKKTGRVINIASVVGLMGNAGQANYSASKGGVIALTKTCAREFASRGILVNAIAPGFIQTAMTDTLPADAKAKLAEQIPLRRLGLPKDVASSALFLASEESSYITGHVISVNGGMYM; the protein is encoded by the coding sequence ATGTGTGAAAAACGTCTCGAAGGCAAAATAGCGCTGATTACGGGTTCCGCCGCAGGCATAGGCCGCGCCATAGCCGAGGCCTTCGCCGCGGAGGGCGCCAAAGTCGTGGTCTCCGATGTTAACATCGACGGCGCGCAGAAAACGGCCGAAGAAATCGCCTCCGCTTCCGGTTCTGAAACCATGGCCTTAAAGCTCAACGTGGCCGATTCGTCCGAGTGCGATGCCGCGGTAAAAAACATCATTGAAAAATTCGGAAAAATTGATATACTCGTCAACAATGCCGGAATTACCAGAGACGGCCTCATACTAAGAATGACCGACGATGACTGGCTCAAGGTAATCGACATCAACCTCAAAGGCGTTTTTAATATGACCCGCGCCTGCGCCCGCGATATGCTGCGCAAAAAAACCGGCCGCGTCATCAATATCGCCTCCGTAGTGGGATTAATGGGCAACGCCGGCCAGGCCAATTATTCGGCCTCGAAGGGCGGAGTTATAGCCCTGACAAAAACCTGCGCCAGGGAGTTTGCTTCCCGCGGGATTCTGGTAAACGCGATCGCGCCCGGTTTCATACAAACCGCCATGACCGACACGCTGCCGGCAGACGCCAAGGCCAAACTTGCCGAGCAGATACCTCTTCGCCGTCTGGGTTTACCCAAAGATGTGGCGTCATCGGCATTATTTCTGGCGTCCGAAGAATCAAGTTATATAACCGGTCACGTGATTTCCGTCAACGGCGGAATGTATATGTAG
- a CDS encoding acyl carrier protein, translated as MSQDIEAKVKEIIVERLGVDPTEVVPAASFVNDLGADSLDTVELVMAFEEEFGLEIPDDAAGKIQTVGQAIDYIKANKKQ; from the coding sequence ATGTCACAGGACATTGAAGCAAAGGTCAAAGAAATTATCGTAGAGCGTCTCGGAGTGGATCCCACGGAAGTCGTTCCCGCCGCATCATTCGTAAACGATCTCGGCGCGGATTCGCTCGACACAGTTGAGCTTGTCATGGCTTTCGAGGAAGAATTCGGTCTCGAAATTCCGGACGATGCCGCCGGCAAGATTCAGACGGTCGGACAGGCGATAGATTACATAAAAGCCAACAAGAAACAGTAA
- the fabF gene encoding beta-ketoacyl-[acyl-carrier-protein] synthase II: MRRRVVITGLGVVSPIGIGRADFLSALERGVSGAAAVTAFDASNYSATFACEVKNFVPENYIDKKKVKRLARFTQMALTAAREAVKDSGIDFSKTARDRCGVVTGTGIGGLEVIEHEYRNLLEKGPRRISPFLIPMIITNIAPGEIAIENGLTGPNYAVTSACASSNHAIGDSMLFIRNGHTDVMITGGAEAAITPLGFGGFCSIKALSTRNDDPAHASRPFDKDRDGFVMGEGSAMFVIESLEHARARGARILAELVGYGASDDAYHITAPAPDAAAAVQAIESAIADAGISKDDVNYFNAHGTSTQLNDKTETLAIKKVFGDRASKIPISSTKSMTGHLLGASGAAELAASVLCMNAGFIHPTINYTTQDPECDLDYVPNQPRRQSYDCFISNSLGFGGHNAAIIAKKFRE, from the coding sequence ATGAGACGAAGAGTTGTCATAACCGGATTAGGAGTGGTAAGTCCCATAGGTATCGGCCGGGCCGATTTTTTGAGCGCTCTTGAAAGAGGCGTTTCCGGAGCGGCGGCCGTTACCGCCTTCGACGCCTCTAATTATTCGGCGACCTTCGCCTGCGAAGTAAAAAACTTCGTTCCCGAGAATTATATAGACAAGAAAAAGGTAAAGCGTTTGGCGCGTTTCACGCAAATGGCGCTTACCGCCGCCCGCGAAGCGGTGAAAGATTCGGGCATAGATTTTTCCAAGACCGCTCGTGACCGCTGCGGAGTGGTAACCGGAACGGGCATAGGCGGGCTTGAAGTAATCGAGCATGAGTACAGAAATTTGCTGGAAAAAGGCCCCCGCCGCATAAGTCCGTTTCTTATTCCCATGATTATTACCAACATCGCGCCCGGCGAGATAGCCATAGAAAACGGACTGACCGGCCCCAATTACGCGGTCACCAGCGCCTGCGCGTCTTCAAATCACGCTATAGGCGACTCCATGCTGTTTATCAGGAACGGTCATACCGACGTCATGATCACCGGCGGCGCCGAGGCGGCCATAACCCCTCTTGGTTTCGGCGGATTCTGCTCGATAAAAGCGCTTTCCACCCGCAATGACGACCCCGCGCACGCGTCCCGGCCGTTCGACAAAGATCGCGACGGGTTCGTTATGGGCGAGGGCTCGGCGATGTTCGTCATTGAATCTTTGGAACACGCGCGCGCCCGCGGAGCCCGCATATTGGCCGAGTTGGTCGGCTACGGCGCTTCCGACGACGCATACCACATAACCGCGCCCGCGCCCGACGCCGCAGCCGCCGTGCAGGCCATAGAATCGGCCATAGCCGACGCCGGAATATCCAAGGACGATGTCAATTATTTCAACGCTCACGGCACCTCGACCCAGCTCAACGACAAGACGGAGACCCTCGCCATAAAAAAAGTGTTCGGCGACCGCGCCTCCAAAATTCCGATATCATCCACCAAATCAATGACGGGCCATTTACTGGGAGCGTCCGGCGCCGCCGAACTGGCCGCTTCGGTTCTGTGCATGAACGCCGGATTCATACATCCGACAATCAACTATACCACGCAGGATCCCGAATGCGACCTTGACTACGTGCCGAATCAACCCCGTCGTCAATCCTACGATTGTTTTATTTCCAATTCCCTTGGTTTCGGCGGACATAATGCCGCCATCATCGCAAAAAAATTCCGCGAATGA
- the rnc gene encoding ribonuclease III, with product MTEIETRLQYSFGSSELLDKALTHRSYLNQNRGAGDNERLEFLGDSVISLIVCDYLYRKFEELQEDRLSKLKSSIVSQRNLSAWARSIDLGDSVKLSDSERTSGGDDKDSIIAGCFESVIGAVFIDGGFDAAGVIVRRFLEDQRLEDLENDSKSGLQEIAQARFSTLPIYRIIKEAGPAHEKFFEVEVDIKGNVYGRGAGRSKKEAQKNAAEDALGNLKKESSESETNNNQI from the coding sequence ATGACAGAGATAGAAACCCGTTTGCAATATTCGTTCGGCTCTTCCGAGTTGCTGGACAAGGCGCTTACGCACCGCTCGTACCTGAATCAAAACCGCGGCGCCGGCGATAACGAACGTCTGGAGTTTCTGGGCGACAGCGTAATAAGTTTGATTGTTTGCGACTATCTTTACCGGAAATTCGAGGAACTGCAGGAAGACCGGCTTTCTAAACTCAAATCCTCGATAGTTTCGCAGCGAAATCTTTCCGCATGGGCGCGGTCGATTGATTTGGGCGACAGCGTCAAGCTCAGCGATTCCGAGCGTACCTCGGGCGGCGATGACAAGGATTCCATCATAGCCGGTTGTTTTGAATCGGTCATAGGCGCTGTTTTCATAGACGGGGGATTTGACGCGGCCGGAGTAATAGTAAGAAGATTCCTTGAAGACCAGCGGCTCGAAGATTTGGAAAATGATTCTAAAAGTGGGCTTCAGGAAATAGCGCAGGCGCGTTTTTCGACGCTGCCGATTTATAGAATAATAAAAGAAGCCGGCCCCGCGCACGAAAAATTTTTTGAAGTGGAAGTGGATATAAAAGGCAATGTCTACGGACGCGGCGCCGGCCGCTCCAAAAAAGAGGCGCAGAAAAACGCCGCGGAAGACGCTCTCGGCAATTTGAAAAAAGAGAGTTCCGAATCGGAAACAAACAATAATCAGATATAA